A window of the Brassica oleracea var. oleracea cultivar TO1000 chromosome C1, BOL, whole genome shotgun sequence genome harbors these coding sequences:
- the LOC106297890 gene encoding VQ motif-containing protein 22, with translation MANPNNDWSQFYNKQTFFPTTSTTTTTASTSADSSVNPESRRVSKPTRRRSRASRRTPTTLLNTDTANFRAMVQQFTGGPSAMAFGSPSSGFSLTSSGPTAGASSVGYQYANFQNQVAHHEVLQQQRQSMVSSSNHVSTHLSYPNTVVSDGFLAVDESRDGGRGGGYAPSSEMNSNSTTSWLQ, from the coding sequence ATGGCCAACCCCAACAACGACTGGTCTCAATTCTACAACAAACAAACCTTCTTCCCCACCACAAGCACCACCACGACCACCGCTTCCACGTCAGCTGATTCTTCCGTTAACCCTGAAAGCCGCCGTGTTTCAAAGCCAACTCGTCGGAGGTCTAGAGCCTCCCGCCGTACACCCACTACACTTCTCAACACCGACACAGCTAACTTCAGAGCCATGGTCCAACAATTCACCGGCGGTCCATCCGCCATGGCTTTCGGTTCACCGTCATCTGGTTTTAGCCTCACCTCGTCGGGACCCACAGCCGGAGCTTCTTCGGTCGGCTATCAGTACGCTAATTTCCAGAACCAAGTTGCTCATCACGAAGTATTGCAACAACAACGACAGTCCATGGTCTCGTCATCAAACCACGTGAGTACTCATCTTAGCTATCCTAACACAGTGGTTTCCGATGGTTTTCTGGCGGTGGATGAAAGTAGAGACGGTGGAAGAGGAGGAGGCTATGCTCCGTCATCGGAGATGAATAGCAATAGTACTACTTCATGGTTGCAATGA
- the LOC106341591 gene encoding choline-phosphate cytidylyltransferase 2-like: MAINGDDKVSGEETASSNLPVRVYADGIYDLFHFGHARAIEQAKKSFPNTYLLVGCCNDEITNKFKGKTVMTESERYESLRHCKWVDEVIPDAPWVLTTEFLDKHQIDYVAHDALPYADASGAGNDVYEFVKSIGKFKETKRTEGISTSDIIMRIVKDYNQYVLRNLDRGYSREELGVSFVKEKRLRVNVKLKKLQEKVKEQQEKIQTVAKTAGMHRNEWVENADRWVAGFLEMFEEGCHKMGTAIRDGIQQRLLRQESEDAEEDDESEEISDEDEVAEGDENYHDQEGFLNEKGNTENGIVMK, encoded by the exons ATGGCCATTAACGGTGACGATAAGGTTTCAGGAGAAGAAACAGCTTCGTCGAACCTGCCGGTTAGAGTCTACGCCGATGGGATCTATGATTTGTTCCACTTCGGTCACGCTCGGGCCATCGAACAAGCCAAGAAATC GTTTCCGAACACGTATCTGCTCGTAGGATGTTGTAACGACGAGATCACAAACAAATTCAAAGGAAAGACCGTGATGACAGAGTCCGAACGCTATGAATCTCTCCGACATTGCAA GTGGGTCGATGAAGTGATTCCAGATGCACCATGGGTTCTCACCACCGAGTTTCTCGATAAGCATCAGATCGACTACGTAGCTCATGATGCTCTTCC ATATGCGGATGCTAGTGGAGCTGGAAACGATGTCTATGAGTTT GTAAAGTCCATTGGGAAGTTTAAAGAAACTAAACGAACAGAGGGGATATCGACATCAGATATAATCATGAGAATTGTGAAAGATTATAATCAGTATGTGTTGCGTAACTTGGACCGAGGATATTCAAGAGAAGAGCTCGGTGTCAGCTTCGTTAAG GAGAAGAGGCTTAGAGTGAACGTGAAACTGAAGAAACTACAAGAGAAAGTGAAAGAACAACAAGAAAAG ATACAAACCGTAGCAAAAACTGCTGGGATGCACCGCAATGAGTGGGTTGAAAATGCTGATCGTTGGGTTGCTGGGTTTCTTGAAATGTTTGAGGAAGGTTGTCATAAAATG GGAACAGCCATCAGAGATGGGATCCAGCAACGGCTACTGAGGCAGGAATCAGAAGATGCCGAAGAGGATGATGAGAGCGAAGAAATTTCTGATGAGGATGAGGTTGCAGAAGGGGATGAAAACTATCATGATCAGGAAGGTTTCTTAAATGAGAAGGGCAACACAGAGAATGGGATAGTGATGAAATGA